One window of Akkermansia biwaensis genomic DNA carries:
- the map gene encoding type I methionyl aminopeptidase has translation MAERIHIKSPGEIAKMQKAGAVTAEILMEIGAEVHAGRTTREIDDIAREIFKKHKVGNAFYQYRGFPGQLCISVNEEVVHGSGGPRRIENGDIVSLDVGAIVDGWYGDNAMTVPVGMVAPETLRLLAATEESLFRAIELVRPGALLADVCGAVEAFVRPRGFTVVRDFVGHGIGRHLHEEPQIPNYRPHYKLPRLKKGMALAIEPMVNAGRPSVKILDDGWTVITADGKPSAHFEHTVIVTDGAPLIVTERPRIALPEQLGIAPL, from the coding sequence ATGGCAGAACGAATCCACATCAAGTCTCCCGGCGAAATCGCCAAGATGCAGAAAGCCGGGGCCGTCACGGCGGAAATCTTGATGGAGATCGGGGCGGAGGTCCATGCGGGCCGTACGACGCGGGAAATAGACGACATTGCGCGTGAGATTTTCAAGAAGCACAAGGTAGGCAACGCCTTTTACCAGTACCGCGGTTTTCCCGGACAGCTTTGCATTTCCGTGAATGAGGAAGTCGTACACGGCAGCGGCGGCCCCCGCCGTATTGAAAACGGCGATATTGTGAGCCTGGACGTGGGAGCTATTGTGGACGGCTGGTATGGAGACAACGCCATGACCGTGCCCGTGGGCATGGTGGCTCCTGAAACGCTCCGCCTTCTGGCCGCCACGGAGGAATCCCTGTTCCGCGCCATCGAACTGGTGAGGCCCGGAGCTCTGCTGGCGGACGTGTGCGGCGCGGTGGAAGCCTTTGTGCGCCCCCGCGGCTTTACGGTGGTGAGGGATTTTGTCGGCCACGGCATAGGCCGCCATTTGCACGAGGAGCCCCAGATTCCGAATTACCGCCCCCATTACAAACTGCCGCGCCTGAAAAAGGGCATGGCTCTGGCGATTGAACCCATGGTAAACGCCGGCAGGCCTTCCGTCAAAATCCTGGATGACGGCTGGACGGTGATCACGGCGGACGGCAAGCCCTCCGCCCACTTTGAACATACCGTCATCGTGACGGACGGCGCACCCCTCATTGTGACGGAGCGTCCCCGGATTGCGCTTCCCGAACAGCTCGGGATTGCTCCCCTCTAA
- a CDS encoding adenylate kinase family protein → MKDLKHFILVGAPASGKGTQGRFLTDTFNLNSLSTGSMLRREIESCTELGRKALSYMDKAMLVPDEIVNDMVRGWLSEVDNDAWLLDGYPRTVAQAEALDHFLTQRGTAVDVVVWMDVARELIEQRILRRRECSTCGYVVQTPDEVCTRCGGKMVSRKDDNLESFARRWKDFEAMTLPVAKYYEARGMVVKMTVTEEREPSEVSRDLARKLEEYRQ, encoded by the coding sequence ATGAAGGATCTCAAGCATTTTATTCTGGTTGGGGCTCCCGCATCCGGCAAAGGAACCCAGGGACGGTTCCTGACCGATACTTTCAATCTGAATTCCCTGAGCACGGGTTCCATGCTGCGGCGGGAGATTGAATCCTGCACGGAGCTGGGCCGCAAGGCGCTCAGCTATATGGACAAGGCCATGCTGGTGCCGGACGAGATCGTCAACGACATGGTGCGCGGCTGGCTTTCCGAGGTGGACAACGATGCCTGGCTGCTGGACGGCTATCCCCGTACCGTCGCCCAGGCGGAGGCCCTGGACCATTTTCTGACCCAGCGCGGAACCGCCGTAGATGTGGTCGTCTGGATGGACGTAGCCAGGGAGCTTATCGAACAGCGCATCCTGCGCCGCCGGGAATGCTCCACCTGCGGCTACGTGGTACAGACCCCCGATGAAGTGTGCACCAGGTGCGGCGGAAAGATGGTCTCCCGCAAGGATGACAACTTGGAATCTTTCGCGCGCCGCTGGAAAGACTTTGAGGCCATGACCCTCCCGGTGGCCAAATATTACGAAGCGCGCGGCATGGTGGTCAAGATGACCGTGACCGAGGAACGGGAGCCTTCCGAGGTTTCCCGCGATCTGGCCCGCAAGCTGGAGGAATACCGACAATAG
- a CDS encoding HD domain-containing protein, protein MMQGDQVQDSEISTQAVIYLGPSSMSLMVAEVVQDRMRMLDFLQQPVPMARDIFRLHRISRHTMDRCVQIIGDYLEILKEYGTGARLSVRLMISNIISEADNVDVFVNRMHVAHGLRGRRIDDGKMTRLIYVKVQETLARYPGFSKKKVLVVHTGPGNTRVLLFQKGRIMRYSCYRLGTHRTGEAVGEIEYGDDVTELSLLREHMRGQVDQICLDYGGVKGLAGLVVIGQEMQQLRERLNPSAEGKVSCPALVAEAEKMSRTTMEQRMNVYGADFAGVDSLLPAVLMTEMIARSLDLNDVIIPDSGYDEEFLGSLIRAERHPEDLEAEVLHFAGILADRYKADKGHREHVAHLCMEMFDQLQDLHRLSEHDRLLLEVASILHEVGSFISQQNHQLHSQYIILNSEIFGLSRDDVETVALLARYHRHEVPSNSDPMYGELELTDRMRVAKMAAILRVADALERGHAQRVNGVRAHIRGRMLELELQGVRETAVEDLALRLKGDLFADIFGYDVVLVPQR, encoded by the coding sequence ATGATGCAAGGCGATCAGGTTCAGGATTCTGAAATATCAACGCAGGCGGTCATCTACCTGGGGCCCAGTTCCATGAGCCTGATGGTGGCGGAGGTGGTCCAGGACAGGATGCGCATGCTGGATTTCCTCCAGCAGCCCGTTCCCATGGCGCGGGATATTTTCCGCCTTCACCGCATTTCCCGCCATACGATGGACCGCTGCGTGCAGATCATCGGGGATTACCTGGAAATTCTCAAGGAATATGGAACCGGCGCCCGGCTTTCCGTCCGGCTGATGATCTCCAACATCATCTCGGAAGCGGACAATGTGGACGTATTCGTGAACCGGATGCATGTGGCCCACGGCTTGCGCGGCCGCCGCATTGACGACGGCAAGATGACGCGCCTCATTTATGTGAAGGTGCAGGAAACATTGGCACGGTATCCCGGATTCAGCAAGAAGAAGGTGCTGGTGGTCCATACTGGACCGGGAAATACCCGCGTGCTTCTGTTCCAGAAGGGGCGCATCATGCGCTATTCCTGTTACCGTCTGGGAACGCACCGCACGGGCGAGGCCGTCGGAGAGATCGAATACGGGGACGACGTCACAGAACTTTCCCTGCTCCGGGAGCACATGCGCGGGCAGGTGGACCAGATCTGCCTGGATTACGGCGGCGTCAAGGGACTGGCCGGCCTGGTTGTCATCGGGCAGGAAATGCAGCAGTTGCGGGAGCGCCTGAATCCGTCTGCGGAGGGCAAGGTTTCCTGCCCCGCGCTGGTGGCGGAAGCCGAAAAAATGTCCCGCACCACCATGGAGCAGCGCATGAACGTTTACGGCGCCGACTTTGCCGGGGTGGATTCCCTGCTGCCCGCCGTGCTGATGACGGAGATGATCGCCCGCAGCCTGGACTTGAATGACGTCATTATTCCCGACAGCGGCTATGACGAGGAATTTCTCGGCAGTCTTATTCGCGCGGAACGGCATCCGGAGGATCTGGAGGCGGAAGTGCTGCATTTTGCCGGCATTCTGGCGGACAGGTACAAGGCAGACAAGGGGCACCGGGAACATGTGGCGCACCTGTGCATGGAAATGTTCGACCAGCTTCAGGACCTGCACCGCCTTTCGGAGCATGACCGGCTGTTGCTGGAGGTGGCCTCCATCCTCCATGAAGTGGGGTCTTTCATCAGCCAGCAGAACCACCAGCTTCATTCCCAATACATCATTCTGAACAGTGAAATCTTCGGTCTTTCGCGCGACGACGTGGAAACCGTGGCCCTGCTGGCCCGTTACCACCGGCATGAAGTCCCTTCCAATTCCGATCCCATGTACGGGGAGCTGGAACTCACGGACCGCATGCGCGTGGCGAAAATGGCCGCCATCCTGCGCGTGGCGGATGCCCTGGAACGCGGGCACGCCCAGCGCGTAAACGGCGTCAGGGCCCATATTCGCGGCCGGATGCTGGAGCTGGAACTTCAAGGCGTGCGGGAAACCGCCGTGGAAGACCTGGCCCTGCGGCTGAAGGGCGACTTGTTTGCGGACATTTTCGGCTATGACGTCGTGCTGGTTCCGCAGAGGTGA
- the secY gene encoding preprotein translocase subunit SecY produces the protein MKVPELRHRILFTLAMIVVVRLGVQIPLPGIDVMELQKVIEASANASGPGAGLATVLTIFSGGGLQQCGIFALGIMPYISASIMTQLLSAVVPQWAKMVREEGGRQKMTKWTRAIAIVIAIVQGWFLVGTLEHPDRLKSLGLNIPADCQLVINPGMQFALMTVLIMVAGTMFLMWIGDQITERGVGNGVSLIISVNIIHALPGAVTLAWKTLVYKDGAVVPMGAMLLVALIAFLIIVVALVVTVTQAQRRIPVQYAKRVMGNKMFSGATQYLPLKLNYSGVMPVIFATAILSLPQVLFSQIAHYNTTLQWIATKMNDWMNPASSGYYIISGLMIFFFSYFWVATMFQPSQIAEDLKRNGGYIPGIRPGPPTALFLDQTMQRLTFAGSAFLTLIYFLPSLLNIGGSIPYLVTQFFGGTSLLILVGVLLDMMRQVETTLLSRNYDGFLKKGKLKGKYGHVQGTGSAAGSRTVAAMWIVIAVLVLAGAVAYNAMH, from the coding sequence ATGAAAGTACCGGAGCTCAGGCACCGGATTTTGTTCACATTGGCGATGATCGTCGTTGTCCGCCTCGGGGTGCAGATACCCCTGCCGGGCATTGACGTCATGGAGCTGCAAAAGGTGATTGAAGCCTCCGCCAATGCCAGCGGCCCCGGCGCGGGACTGGCTACCGTCCTGACCATCTTTTCCGGCGGCGGTTTGCAGCAGTGCGGCATTTTTGCCCTCGGCATCATGCCCTATATCTCCGCTTCCATCATGACCCAGCTTCTTTCCGCCGTGGTTCCCCAGTGGGCCAAGATGGTGCGGGAGGAAGGCGGACGCCAGAAAATGACCAAATGGACGCGTGCCATTGCCATCGTCATTGCCATCGTGCAGGGCTGGTTCCTGGTAGGTACCCTGGAGCATCCTGACCGCTTGAAATCCCTGGGCCTCAACATTCCCGCGGACTGCCAGCTTGTCATCAACCCCGGCATGCAGTTTGCGCTGATGACCGTACTCATCATGGTGGCCGGCACCATGTTCCTGATGTGGATCGGTGACCAGATCACAGAGCGTGGCGTAGGCAACGGCGTCTCCCTCATTATCTCCGTGAACATCATTCACGCCCTTCCCGGTGCGGTCACCCTGGCGTGGAAGACCCTCGTGTACAAGGACGGAGCGGTTGTTCCCATGGGCGCCATGCTGCTCGTGGCCCTGATAGCCTTCCTGATCATCGTCGTGGCCCTCGTCGTCACGGTAACACAGGCCCAGCGGCGAATACCCGTGCAGTACGCCAAACGGGTCATGGGCAATAAAATGTTCAGCGGAGCCACGCAGTACCTGCCGCTCAAGCTCAACTACTCCGGCGTGATGCCCGTCATCTTTGCCACGGCCATTCTGTCCCTGCCGCAGGTACTCTTCTCCCAGATCGCCCATTACAACACCACGCTGCAGTGGATCGCCACCAAGATGAACGACTGGATGAACCCCGCTTCCTCCGGCTACTACATCATTTCCGGCCTCATGATCTTCTTCTTCTCCTACTTCTGGGTGGCTACCATGTTCCAGCCCTCCCAGATCGCGGAAGACCTGAAACGCAACGGCGGCTATATCCCCGGCATTCGTCCCGGTCCCCCCACCGCCCTTTTCCTGGACCAGACCATGCAGAGGCTGACCTTTGCCGGGTCCGCCTTCCTGACCCTCATCTATTTCCTGCCGTCCCTGCTGAACATCGGCGGCAGCATCCCCTATCTGGTCACCCAGTTCTTCGGCGGCACCAGCCTTCTGATTCTCGTCGGCGTGCTGCTTGACATGATGCGCCAGGTGGAAACCACGCTCCTTTCCCGCAACTACGACGGCTTCCTGAAGAAAGGCAAGCTCAAGGGCAAATACGGCCATGTCCAGGGCACCGGCTCCGCCGCAGGCAGCCGCACGGTCGCTGCGATGTGGATCGTCATCGCCGTGCTTGTACTGGCCGGGGCCGTAGCATATAATGCCATGCATTGA
- the ppk1 gene encoding polyphosphate kinase 1: MSNEYINRELSWLEFNQRVLDQAVRTDLPLLERLKFLAITASNLDEFFMVRVGGLQMLRHSGSRVKDISGMTPTRQLKAIRTRVGRMIEDQYRLFHEEILPWMEVNGINPLALEDLSTSQKLTLEQYFNNQIFPLLTPLDMDAPEAPALPSLKLLMGVELRDNETGDVRVSVVALPDGLPRRVPVPSAETERYVMLEDLVRECIGSVFPGETVLSAAVFRVTRNGDIAVQEEDALDLADEMEEVLVARKFSECVRLEIESSAPVPLHDRIMLIVGAGKAETYDLKGPLMLSDFMEMAFAPGNDQLKVEQWSPQPSPAVDPAVSIFENIANGDILLNHPYESFEPVLRLVEEAAEDPDVIAIKQVLYRTARNSRIVAALKKAAESGKQVTALVELKARFDEARNLEKAEELQRSGVQVVYGVKGLKTHAKICLVVRREQGMLRRYCHFGTGNYNEVTAKIYTDISYLTCDDQLGADASQFFNSVTGRTKLMRFRKLYPSPALMKARLIELIEGEAERARQGEPARISAKMNSLQDVEIIDALYRAADAGVDIELNVRGICCLKTGPRPNGKVIRVVSIVDRYLEHARIFFFHHGGNHQLFIASADWMTRNLDKRVELMVPVINGRLARRLKSILDACFRDNVQACNILPDGSSEHVVRKKGQKAFRLQQYLTKEARRLAKDKERERQQMLEPHKPHE; the protein is encoded by the coding sequence ATGTCTAACGAATACATCAACAGAGAACTTTCCTGGCTGGAATTCAACCAGCGCGTGCTGGACCAGGCCGTGCGGACGGACCTTCCTCTTCTGGAACGGCTCAAGTTTCTGGCCATTACCGCCTCCAACCTGGACGAATTTTTCATGGTGCGCGTGGGCGGCCTCCAAATGCTCAGGCATTCCGGTTCCCGCGTGAAGGACATTTCCGGAATGACTCCGACCCGCCAGTTGAAAGCCATCCGTACTCGTGTGGGGCGCATGATTGAGGACCAGTACCGGCTTTTCCATGAGGAAATCCTGCCGTGGATGGAAGTCAACGGCATTAATCCCCTGGCTCTGGAAGACCTCAGCACCTCCCAGAAACTGACGCTGGAACAATATTTCAACAACCAGATTTTCCCCCTCCTGACGCCGCTGGACATGGATGCGCCGGAAGCGCCGGCCCTTCCGTCCCTCAAGCTCCTGATGGGGGTGGAATTGCGCGACAATGAGACCGGGGACGTACGCGTGAGCGTGGTAGCCCTCCCGGACGGCCTGCCGCGCCGCGTTCCCGTGCCCTCTGCGGAGACGGAGCGCTACGTGATGCTGGAAGACTTGGTGCGGGAATGCATAGGTTCCGTTTTCCCGGGAGAAACCGTTCTTTCCGCCGCCGTGTTCCGCGTCACGCGCAATGGAGATATCGCCGTGCAGGAGGAAGATGCGCTGGACCTGGCGGATGAAATGGAGGAAGTGCTTGTAGCCCGCAAATTCTCCGAATGCGTGCGGCTGGAAATAGAATCTTCCGCTCCCGTTCCCCTTCATGACCGGATCATGCTGATCGTCGGCGCAGGCAAGGCGGAGACCTACGATCTCAAGGGGCCTTTGATGCTTTCCGACTTCATGGAAATGGCCTTTGCCCCCGGCAATGACCAGCTCAAGGTGGAGCAATGGTCTCCGCAGCCGTCGCCCGCGGTGGATCCCGCCGTCAGCATTTTTGAGAACATCGCCAATGGGGACATTCTGCTCAACCATCCTTATGAAAGTTTTGAGCCGGTTCTGCGTCTGGTGGAGGAAGCGGCGGAAGATCCGGACGTCATCGCCATCAAGCAGGTGCTGTACCGTACCGCCAGGAATTCCCGGATCGTGGCCGCACTGAAAAAGGCGGCGGAGAGCGGCAAGCAGGTGACGGCGCTGGTGGAATTGAAGGCCAGGTTCGACGAAGCGCGCAATCTGGAAAAGGCAGAGGAACTCCAGCGCTCCGGCGTGCAGGTGGTTTATGGCGTCAAGGGGCTGAAAACCCATGCAAAAATCTGCCTGGTCGTACGCAGAGAACAGGGCATGCTGCGCCGCTATTGCCATTTCGGCACGGGAAATTACAATGAAGTCACGGCCAAGATTTACACGGATATTTCCTACCTCACCTGCGATGACCAGCTCGGGGCGGACGCCTCCCAGTTCTTCAATTCCGTGACGGGCCGCACCAAGCTCATGCGGTTCCGCAAGCTGTACCCCTCTCCGGCGCTGATGAAGGCCCGTCTCATTGAGCTGATTGAGGGGGAGGCGGAGCGTGCCCGGCAGGGTGAGCCCGCACGCATTTCCGCCAAGATGAACAGCCTTCAGGATGTGGAAATCATTGACGCCCTGTATAGGGCCGCCGATGCCGGAGTGGACATTGAACTGAACGTGCGCGGCATCTGCTGCCTGAAAACGGGGCCGCGTCCCAACGGGAAAGTCATTCGCGTCGTCAGCATTGTGGACCGTTATCTGGAACATGCCCGCATTTTCTTCTTCCACCACGGTGGCAATCATCAGCTCTTCATCGCCAGCGCGGATTGGATGACCCGCAATCTGGATAAGAGGGTGGAACTCATGGTCCCGGTGATCAACGGCAGGCTGGCGCGGCGGCTCAAGTCCATTCTGGATGCGTGCTTTAGGGATAACGTGCAGGCGTGCAACATTCTGCCGGACGGCTCTTCCGAGCACGTTGTGCGCAAAAAGGGCCAGAAGGCCTTCCGCCTGCAGCAGTACCTGACCAAGGAGGCGCGTCGGCTTGCCAAGGATAAGGAGCGGGAGCGCCAGCAGATGCTGGAGCCGCACAAGCCGCATGAGTAG
- a CDS encoding acyltransferase family protein yields MTPAAPIPDSVIFEKTATHRMVWVDVARVVACILIIANHMAFYSAELYRWVWAEFLAARTPFFLLVAGYFVGRGSFGSLDGRLFLWKRSWFLLRPYLIWGMAAAVLIGWSPLHEYYESYVPLYAWLRGEPGSGFWSALAAFARCMGIAGHPVDAPMWFLRDIIIYTAVAPLLHRLGSYLLWVGLLMLSLNYFALDLADHDYPIANSLGFFLLGMFISRYPLPDLTAAVRRYAVSFLLCTLVLTWWLVGHRDQHNSMLIALGMLGLMSLAILFTEWFPRAARWVAGLAPACFFIFGTHYIVIILLRESGWITLKGTSWDVFWLCLVPVIFSVLAGLFFCMRRLVPRLVPVLAAYGK; encoded by the coding sequence ATGACGCCCGCCGCCCCCATTCCCGATTCCGTGATTTTTGAAAAAACGGCCACTCACCGCATGGTCTGGGTGGACGTGGCGCGGGTCGTTGCCTGCATCCTGATCATTGCCAATCACATGGCTTTTTATTCGGCGGAACTCTACCGCTGGGTCTGGGCGGAGTTTCTGGCGGCGCGCACCCCTTTCTTTCTGCTGGTTGCCGGATATTTTGTCGGGCGCGGTTCGTTCGGTTCCCTGGACGGACGTCTTTTCCTGTGGAAGCGCAGCTGGTTTCTGCTGCGTCCCTATCTGATCTGGGGAATGGCGGCGGCTGTCCTGATCGGCTGGTCTCCCCTGCATGAATATTATGAATCCTACGTTCCCCTGTACGCGTGGCTGCGCGGGGAGCCGGGGAGCGGCTTCTGGTCTGCTCTGGCGGCGTTTGCGCGCTGCATGGGCATTGCGGGGCATCCTGTGGACGCCCCCATGTGGTTCCTCCGGGACATCATCATTTATACCGCCGTGGCTCCTCTCCTGCACCGGCTGGGAAGCTATCTGCTCTGGGTGGGGCTGCTCATGCTTTCCCTGAATTATTTTGCGCTGGACCTGGCGGACCATGACTATCCCATTGCCAACAGTCTCGGCTTTTTTCTGCTGGGAATGTTCATTTCCCGCTATCCCCTGCCGGATTTGACGGCCGCCGTGCGCCGATACGCCGTATCTTTCCTTCTCTGTACGCTGGTGCTTACCTGGTGGCTGGTAGGCCACAGGGACCAGCATAATTCCATGCTCATTGCGCTGGGCATGCTGGGTTTGATGTCCCTCGCCATTTTGTTCACGGAGTGGTTCCCGCGCGCCGCCCGTTGGGTCGCGGGGCTTGCTCCGGCCTGCTTCTTCATCTTCGGGACGCATTACATTGTCATCATCCTGCTGCGGGAAAGCGGCTGGATCACGTTGAAGGGAACCTCTTGGGACGTTTTCTGGCTTTGCCTGGTGCCTGTCATTTTCAGCGTACTGGCGGGGCTGTTCTTCTGCATGAGGCGGCTTGTCCCGCGCCTGGTGCCTGTGCTGGCCGCCTATGGGAAGTAG